Proteins from one Dysgonomonas sp. HDW5A genomic window:
- a CDS encoding division/cell wall cluster transcriptional repressor MraZ: MQFLGSIDAKIDAKMRVFVPANFRKVLQAEAQSVLILRKDIFQDCLVLYPIEVWDGEVQRLRQRLSRWDKSQQQLFRQFVVDAERLEIDASGRILIPRRYLQMIGVVSEIQFLGVDNTIEIWGKNQLNETLVTPEDFGVEIQRIMSGED, from the coding sequence ATGCAGTTTTTAGGTAGTATAGATGCAAAGATTGACGCAAAAATGCGTGTGTTTGTGCCTGCGAATTTCCGGAAGGTTTTGCAAGCAGAAGCTCAATCTGTATTGATATTGCGTAAAGATATTTTTCAGGACTGCCTTGTATTGTATCCGATAGAAGTTTGGGATGGTGAAGTGCAAAGGTTGCGTCAGCGATTGAGTCGTTGGGATAAATCGCAACAGCAACTTTTTCGTCAATTTGTAGTTGATGCCGAGAGATTGGAGATCGATGCAAGCGGGCGTATTCTTATCCCCAGACGTTATTTGCAGATGATTGGTGTAGTGTCCGAAATTCAGTTTCTGGGTGTAGATAATACAATAGAAATCTGGGGTAAAAATCAATTGAATGAAACTCTGGTTACTCCCGAAGATTTCGGAGTGGAGATTCAACGTATAATGAGTGGAGAAGATTGA
- a CDS encoding 1-acyl-sn-glycerol-3-phosphate acyltransferase produces MGEVVEKNTPNLIDLDKVFMDKAPKLYAKTPAFALNYIKRKIHLNELNEILTIYADKYGVDFMDSVVQYFDLRLEVNGLDNIPNDNRYIFVSNHPLGGLDGICLSSIIGNKFDKKIKYLVNDVLYFIKNLRPIFLPINKYGAQAKEKAAQLNEAYASDDQIITFPAGLCSRKINGRIYDLQWQKSFIQKAIQTKRDVVPIYFDAKNSNFFYRFANLRKKLGIKFNIETFFLPDEMFKNKHQTFSVTFGSPIPWESFDETKSHQQWAETVKDIAYNLAESNSK; encoded by the coding sequence ATGGGAGAAGTAGTAGAAAAGAATACTCCAAATTTAATAGATTTGGACAAGGTGTTTATGGATAAGGCTCCTAAGCTTTATGCCAAAACGCCTGCTTTTGCTCTCAACTACATAAAAAGGAAAATTCATCTGAATGAACTGAATGAAATCCTGACGATTTACGCTGACAAATATGGTGTAGATTTTATGGATTCGGTGGTTCAGTATTTCGATTTACGACTTGAGGTCAACGGACTGGATAACATCCCGAATGATAACCGATATATATTTGTATCAAACCATCCATTGGGAGGACTTGATGGCATTTGCCTGTCATCTATCATTGGAAATAAATTTGATAAGAAGATAAAATATCTCGTAAATGATGTACTTTATTTCATCAAAAATCTACGTCCAATATTTCTTCCGATCAACAAATATGGAGCCCAAGCAAAAGAAAAAGCTGCTCAATTAAACGAGGCTTATGCTTCGGACGATCAAATTATTACATTTCCGGCAGGTTTGTGTTCCCGAAAAATAAACGGGCGAATATATGATCTGCAATGGCAAAAATCGTTCATTCAAAAAGCTATACAAACCAAGCGTGACGTTGTTCCTATTTATTTTGACGCTAAAAACTCAAATTTCTTTTATAGATTTGCAAATCTCAGAAAGAAATTAGGTATAAAATTCAATATAGAAACATTTTTTCTACCCGACGAAATGTTTAAAAATAAGCATCAGACATTTTCTGTTACCTTTGGGAGTCCTATACCATGGGAATCTTTTGACGAGACAAAATCTCATCAACAGTGGGCAGAAACAGTAAAAGATATAGCATATAATTTAGCGGAAAGCAATTCGAAATAA
- a CDS encoding GNAT family N-acetyltransferase, whose translation MESIIPAIDKKLLIAELTKDKFLRKTNKANNEIYIITHHNSPNVMREIARLREIAFRYYGGGTGKEIDIDEYDMMDNPYKQLIVWNPEAEEILGGYRFICGPDIKFDKNGEPELATSHLFHFSPKFINEYLPYTIELGRSFVSLEYQSTRAGSKGIFALDNLWDGLGALSVAEPTMRYFFGKVTMYDTYDAKARDMILYFMFKHFPDPDKLVYPKKSLNITTDSKVLKKLFTEDDLKTDYKILNTSVRRLGINIPPLVNAYMGLSPQMKVFGTAVNDTFGNVEETGILIDKDEILEEKRKRHIESYILDKPSKRFLKRLRQMINWNWSTYRTKSTRRANSK comes from the coding sequence ATGGAAAGTATTATTCCGGCAATCGATAAGAAACTTTTAATAGCTGAACTTACAAAAGATAAATTCTTGCGTAAAACAAATAAAGCTAATAATGAAATTTACATTATCACTCACCATAACTCCCCTAATGTTATGCGTGAGATTGCACGTTTGCGCGAAATTGCATTCCGTTATTATGGTGGGGGAACAGGTAAGGAAATAGATATTGACGAATACGATATGATGGACAACCCATACAAACAACTAATTGTATGGAATCCTGAAGCTGAAGAGATATTGGGAGGTTATCGCTTTATTTGCGGCCCCGACATTAAATTCGATAAAAACGGAGAGCCCGAATTAGCGACATCACATCTTTTTCACTTTTCTCCTAAATTCATCAACGAATATCTTCCTTATACCATTGAATTGGGTAGATCGTTCGTTTCACTGGAATACCAAAGTACGCGAGCAGGCTCGAAAGGTATTTTTGCCCTCGACAATCTTTGGGACGGATTAGGTGCATTATCCGTAGCTGAACCAACGATGAGGTACTTCTTCGGTAAAGTAACTATGTACGATACATATGATGCTAAAGCCAGAGACATGATCTTATACTTCATGTTTAAGCACTTTCCTGATCCTGACAAATTAGTTTATCCAAAGAAAAGTCTGAACATCACTACAGATAGCAAAGTTTTGAAAAAGCTTTTCACCGAGGATGACTTGAAAACCGATTATAAAATATTGAATACGTCAGTCAGAAGATTGGGTATTAATATTCCTCCATTGGTGAATGCTTATATGGGCTTATCTCCTCAAATGAAAGTTTTTGGAACAGCCGTAAATGATACATTTGGTAATGTAGAAGAAACCGGGATACTTATTGACAAAGATGAAATTCTGGAAGAAAAACGCAAACGCCATATAGAGTCATATATTCTGGACAAACCATCCAAGCGCTTCTTAAAAAGACTACGCCAGATGATTAACTGGAACTGGAGTACATACCGTACTAAATCTACCAGAAGAGCAAATTCAAAATAA
- the aroA gene encoding 3-phosphoshikimate 1-carboxyvinyltransferase: protein MKYKITAPKNPIYTDIKLPASKSISNRALILKALSNSSFPIENLSDCDDTRVMVETFASKGNIFDIGAAGTSMRFLTAYLSKKPGEWIITGSERMQQRPINTLVEALNTLGAHIEYLKNQGFPPLKIKGSALDGGDIFLSGGISSQFISALLMIAPTMEKGLTLHLEGNIISIPYIKLTLRMMEQFGVKCDWEGNVIKIFPNEYRPIPYLVESDWSAASYWYSIAALSTDARIELKGLFKESGQGDSKVADLFLDLGVETEFTKEGVILTKTDRIAKKLFHNFINEPDLAQTFVVTCCMMAVPFLFTGLQTLKIKETDRIEALKAEMKKLGYVITDSQNSILEWDGERCEPDSTPIIATYEDHRMAMAFAPATLKLENLLIAEPMVVTKSYPYFWEDLRKAGFSVEEQ from the coding sequence ATGAAATATAAAATTACAGCACCCAAGAATCCGATATATACAGATATAAAACTTCCTGCCTCAAAAAGCATCAGTAATCGAGCTCTTATATTAAAGGCGCTTAGCAACAGTTCTTTTCCTATCGAAAATTTATCCGATTGCGATGATACACGAGTAATGGTAGAAACATTTGCTTCTAAAGGCAATATTTTCGACATCGGCGCAGCAGGTACTTCGATGCGCTTTCTGACTGCCTATCTCTCCAAAAAACCGGGAGAGTGGATAATTACCGGAAGTGAAAGAATGCAACAACGCCCGATAAATACTTTAGTAGAAGCTCTTAATACTCTTGGTGCACATATTGAGTATTTAAAAAACCAGGGATTTCCTCCTTTGAAAATCAAAGGAAGTGCTCTGGATGGAGGTGATATCTTTCTGTCGGGAGGAATAAGCTCTCAATTTATTTCGGCGCTGCTAATGATTGCTCCAACAATGGAGAAGGGTTTAACCCTGCACCTCGAAGGAAATATTATTTCGATTCCTTATATCAAGCTAACGCTTCGTATGATGGAGCAGTTTGGTGTAAAATGCGATTGGGAAGGTAATGTTATTAAAATATTCCCCAATGAATACAGACCGATACCCTATCTAGTTGAATCTGATTGGTCTGCTGCATCTTATTGGTATTCGATTGCCGCATTAAGCACAGATGCCAGGATTGAATTAAAAGGATTATTTAAAGAGAGTGGACAGGGAGACTCCAAGGTTGCCGATTTATTTCTGGATCTGGGTGTTGAAACCGAGTTTACAAAAGAAGGTGTTATTCTGACTAAGACCGACAGGATTGCCAAAAAACTATTCCATAATTTCATCAATGAGCCCGATCTTGCCCAAACATTTGTGGTTACATGCTGCATGATGGCTGTACCTTTCCTTTTTACAGGACTTCAAACTCTTAAGATAAAGGAAACCGATAGAATAGAGGCTCTAAAGGCTGAAATGAAAAAACTAGGTTACGTCATTACGGATAGTCAAAACAGTATTCTTGAATGGGATGGAGAAAGATGCGAACCCGACTCAACTCCTATCATAGCAACCTATGAAGATCACCGCATGGCAATGGCTTTTGCTCCGGCAACACTAAAGCTTGAGAATTTATTAATAGCCGAACCGATGGTTGTTACCAAATCTTACCCTTACTTCTGGGAAGATTTACGTAAAGCCGGGTTCTCGGTAGAAGAACAATAA
- a CDS encoding metal ABC transporter permease, translated as MDFFELFRYDFFTNALIGGIFASIACGIIGTYIVVKRLVFISGGITHASLGGLGIGFYFGFNPILSAMVFSIFSAFGIEWLSGRKGVREDSAIASFWSFGMAIGIICIYLKAGFAPNLSEYLFGNILTITTADIYAFAALSVVLAAIFFFFHREILYVAFDSDFAKTRNFPVKFIEYAMMFFIAVSIVLTIRLVGVVLLMSLLTMPQMTANLYTANFTKMIFLSIIFGLVGCISGLILSAFINVPSGAFIIFVLIAIYFICRLINLIFKRDTITAK; from the coding sequence ATGGATTTTTTCGAACTGTTTCGATACGATTTTTTCACCAACGCACTTATAGGTGGAATATTTGCGAGCATTGCCTGTGGTATAATAGGAACTTACATAGTAGTAAAACGCCTTGTCTTTATCAGCGGAGGTATTACCCATGCTTCATTGGGAGGATTAGGCATTGGCTTTTATTTTGGTTTCAATCCTATTTTATCGGCAATGGTATTTTCGATATTCTCAGCCTTTGGCATAGAATGGTTGTCGGGCAGAAAAGGTGTACGCGAAGATTCTGCTATTGCATCCTTCTGGTCATTCGGAATGGCTATAGGTATTATATGCATTTATCTGAAAGCCGGATTTGCACCTAACTTATCGGAATACCTTTTTGGTAATATACTAACCATTACAACAGCCGATATATATGCTTTTGCTGCATTGTCAGTGGTATTAGCTGCCATATTTTTCTTCTTTCACCGTGAGATTCTATATGTAGCTTTTGATTCTGATTTTGCTAAAACCCGTAATTTCCCTGTTAAGTTTATAGAATATGCTATGATGTTTTTCATCGCAGTATCTATTGTTTTAACTATACGCTTAGTAGGCGTCGTTTTATTAATGTCGTTACTTACAATGCCTCAAATGACTGCCAATTTATATACTGCCAATTTCACCAAGATGATTTTTCTTTCTATCATTTTCGGATTGGTAGGATGTATCTCAGGGCTTATTCTTTCAGCATTCATCAACGTTCCTTCAGGAGCCTTTATTATATTTGTACTTATTGCAATCTATTTTATTTGTCGATTAATCAATCTGATATTTAAAAGAGATACTATCACGGCAAAATAA
- a CDS encoding carbohydrate-binding domain-containing protein: protein MGYNRFLVGFMCIVSLCAVSCSSDDDNTDDGGSEGGGVIVGDDFTTNTKDTTFSNAVVIAYSSDAVTITNPYADKGVSIATNGADVVVTSTLVDTEVNYVLSGTTKDGSFKIYSDYKFGVGLNGVSIVNGDGPAINIQSGKKVSIVLVGGTSNRLVDAATYTASGDEDMKGTLFSEGQLNFDGNGSLLVYGYNKHGIVSDDYIRINGGNITVKTAVKDGIHANDYVCIDNGQLTITTSGDGIECEEGYIAVNGGAIDINSVGDAIKTSYSGTDTSILPYITISGGTIDITTTGEGSKGLKSKGDITIADGDVELATTGSAYYDTEDADISSSAGLKADGNFLMEKGNLVITSSGAGGKGINIDGTLTVNGGTISVVTTGDQFKYGSNDTAAKAIKSDGDLTVNGGTITIKTSKTEAEGLESKTTLTINDGKIEIEAYDDCINASKHIQINGGSIYCYSETNDGIDSNGTLTITGGTVVSSGSTAPEEGLDCDNNTFKITGGTLIGIGGSTSTPTSNVSTQRTVIYGGSSSSNQFIHIASGDGTGVLTFKIPRAYSQMTLLFSSPGLVSGATYTIYTGGSISGGTDFHGLFTGAAYTKGTSAGTFTPTSMVTTVGNVSTILGGGRP, encoded by the coding sequence ATGGGTTATAATCGGTTTTTAGTTGGTTTTATGTGTATAGTCTCCTTATGTGCAGTTTCGTGTAGCAGCGATGATGATAATACAGACGATGGAGGTAGCGAAGGTGGAGGTGTTATAGTGGGTGACGATTTTACGACTAACACCAAAGATACTACATTCTCAAATGCTGTTGTTATAGCTTACTCGTCGGATGCTGTTACAATAACAAACCCTTATGCAGATAAGGGCGTATCTATAGCAACAAATGGAGCGGACGTGGTTGTGACTTCTACACTTGTAGATACTGAGGTGAATTATGTATTATCGGGAACAACTAAAGACGGATCATTTAAGATATACAGTGACTATAAGTTTGGGGTGGGTCTGAATGGTGTCAGCATTGTAAATGGAGACGGTCCGGCTATAAATATCCAGTCAGGTAAAAAGGTGTCGATTGTATTGGTTGGAGGTACTTCAAATAGATTGGTTGATGCTGCGACTTACACGGCTAGTGGAGATGAAGATATGAAAGGGACTCTATTTAGCGAAGGTCAACTGAACTTTGATGGCAATGGTAGCCTTTTAGTTTACGGTTATAATAAGCACGGTATAGTGAGTGATGATTACATAAGAATAAACGGTGGGAATATAACTGTCAAAACAGCTGTCAAAGATGGTATTCATGCCAATGATTATGTATGTATCGATAATGGACAATTGACTATTACAACCTCAGGTGATGGTATAGAATGTGAGGAAGGGTATATTGCCGTAAATGGAGGGGCGATAGATATCAATAGTGTGGGAGACGCAATCAAAACTTCATACAGTGGTACTGATACATCTATATTACCTTATATAACGATCAGTGGCGGAACAATTGATATTACAACTACAGGTGAAGGTTCGAAAGGTTTAAAATCGAAGGGTGATATTACAATCGCTGATGGTGATGTTGAATTGGCTACTACAGGGAGTGCGTATTATGATACTGAGGATGCGGATATCTCTTCATCGGCAGGCCTAAAAGCCGATGGGAACTTCCTGATGGAGAAAGGCAATCTAGTTATCACAAGTTCGGGAGCGGGAGGAAAAGGAATTAATATCGATGGAACGCTTACGGTTAATGGTGGAACCATCTCGGTTGTAACAACAGGGGATCAGTTTAAATATGGTAGTAATGATACAGCTGCTAAAGCCATAAAGAGCGATGGTGATTTGACTGTAAATGGTGGAACAATTACAATTAAGACTTCTAAAACAGAAGCCGAAGGACTGGAGAGTAAAACCACGCTGACGATAAATGACGGAAAGATAGAAATAGAAGCGTATGACGATTGTATTAATGCATCTAAGCATATTCAGATTAATGGAGGTTCAATATATTGCTACAGTGAAACGAACGATGGGATAGACTCTAACGGAACATTGACTATAACCGGAGGAACAGTGGTGTCATCAGGATCTACTGCACCCGAAGAAGGTTTAGATTGTGATAACAATACTTTCAAAATAACAGGTGGAACTTTAATCGGAATCGGAGGGAGTACAAGTACACCAACATCAAATGTAAGTACACAACGAACTGTAATATATGGGGGTTCGAGTTCATCCAATCAGTTTATACATATTGCATCCGGTGATGGAACAGGAGTGCTGACGTTTAAGATACCTCGGGCATATAGCCAAATGACTTTGTTATTTAGTAGTCCAGGTTTGGTGTCAGGTGCAACTTATACGATTTATACAGGTGGTAGTATCTCTGGAGGAACAGACTTTCATGGATTGTTTACCGGAGCAGCTTATACGAAGGGTACATCAGCGGGAACATTTACACCAACCTCAATGGTTACTACAGTCGGTAATGTGAGTACAATCCTCGGTGGAGGACGCCCTTAA
- a CDS encoding S46 family peptidase: MKKIFLLLGVLLSLSSVQADEGMWLLKELNRQSAARMKELGFTFPIDSIYSEKNASLKDAVVIFGGGCTGVAVSQEGLIFTNHHCGYDAIQKHSSVEHDYLKDGFVSQSKPEELYTEGLTVSFLQKTEDVTDQVTVGVTDATSEEGRNHIIDSLSTQILSQYKNNEFLNARIVPFYTGNKFYLVVYEVFKDVRMVFAPPSSIGKFGGDADNWQWPRHTGDFSVFRVYANKDNQAAHYSADNVPYQPKYSVPVSLKGYQDKDYAMTIGYPGSTERYLSSWGITQMMESENIPRIEVRTVKQDIWRKAMNADDAVRIKYSVKFSRSSNYWKNAMGMNAALKKLNVVEEKQALESQLADWILSTPASTEKYADVLPSLQSAYTNSMESVKIGTYFGETFNNGIEIIRLANTVNNANIADKEELMAFVRAKLTDTYKDYVPELDKQLMPALLELYRERVPVEYLPSIYQTIDKKFKGDYDKYAEWVYKNTKFTNIDDLASTISEGGLKALDKDPAMILAKSVADGRLKLVDDLSPIYPIIDKNARKYMAALMEMQPDKAFSPDANFTQRLSYGSVGGYSPADAIEYDYYSTSKGILEKENPNDPEFAVQGYILDNLRAEKWGQYADADGTMHVGFLSNNDITGGNSGSPVFNGKAELIGLAFDGNWEALSGDIVFEPQLQRTISVDIRYVLYTIDKIMNCPRLIEELSITR; encoded by the coding sequence ATGAAGAAAATCTTTTTATTGCTAGGCGTTTTACTCTCGCTGTCCTCTGTTCAGGCAGATGAGGGTATGTGGCTGTTGAAAGAGCTAAACAGACAAAGTGCAGCTCGTATGAAAGAGCTGGGATTTACATTTCCTATTGATAGTATTTATAGTGAAAAAAATGCATCGTTAAAAGATGCAGTAGTTATATTCGGAGGTGGTTGTACAGGTGTAGCCGTATCTCAGGAAGGGTTGATTTTTACGAATCACCATTGCGGATACGATGCTATCCAAAAACACAGCTCGGTAGAACACGACTATCTGAAAGATGGATTTGTAAGCCAGTCGAAACCAGAAGAATTATATACTGAAGGCTTGACTGTATCTTTCCTTCAAAAAACCGAAGATGTTACCGATCAGGTAACTGTAGGTGTAACCGATGCTACTTCGGAAGAGGGTAGAAATCATATCATTGATTCATTATCTACTCAAATTTTGAGCCAATACAAGAATAATGAGTTCTTGAATGCACGTATAGTTCCTTTCTATACAGGGAATAAGTTTTATTTAGTGGTGTATGAGGTGTTTAAAGATGTGAGAATGGTTTTTGCTCCACCGTCGTCAATCGGTAAATTCGGAGGCGATGCCGATAACTGGCAATGGCCACGTCATACAGGCGATTTCTCGGTATTCAGAGTATATGCCAATAAAGATAACCAAGCTGCACATTACAGTGCTGATAATGTTCCTTACCAGCCTAAATACTCGGTTCCGGTTTCGTTGAAAGGATATCAGGATAAAGATTATGCAATGACTATCGGTTATCCGGGAAGTACGGAGCGTTATTTGTCTTCTTGGGGAATTACTCAAATGATGGAATCTGAAAACATTCCCCGTATTGAGGTTCGTACCGTGAAACAAGATATCTGGAGAAAAGCGATGAATGCCGATGATGCAGTGCGTATCAAGTATTCGGTGAAATTCAGCAGAAGCTCCAATTATTGGAAAAATGCAATGGGTATGAATGCTGCATTAAAGAAACTGAATGTGGTAGAAGAAAAACAAGCTTTGGAATCTCAATTGGCAGACTGGATATTAAGCACTCCTGCATCTACCGAAAAATATGCAGATGTTTTACCTAGCCTTCAATCAGCTTATACGAACTCTATGGAGTCGGTGAAAATAGGAACATATTTTGGCGAAACATTTAATAATGGAATAGAAATTATCCGTTTAGCCAATACTGTAAATAATGCTAATATTGCAGATAAAGAAGAGTTGATGGCGTTTGTAAGAGCAAAACTGACTGATACTTACAAAGACTATGTGCCCGAACTTGACAAACAGTTGATGCCTGCTTTGCTTGAACTTTACAGAGAAAGAGTACCTGTTGAATATCTGCCAAGTATTTATCAGACTATTGATAAGAAATTTAAAGGCGACTATGACAAATATGCCGAGTGGGTTTACAAAAACACGAAGTTTACAAACATAGATGATCTGGCTTCTACTATAAGTGAAGGAGGCTTAAAGGCTTTAGATAAAGATCCGGCAATGATTTTAGCAAAATCGGTAGCGGACGGTCGTCTGAAATTGGTCGATGATTTGTCGCCAATCTATCCGATAATAGATAAGAATGCTCGTAAATACATGGCTGCTTTGATGGAAATGCAACCTGATAAAGCTTTCTCTCCTGATGCCAATTTTACTCAACGTCTTAGCTACGGTTCGGTAGGCGGTTATAGTCCTGCTGATGCTATTGAGTATGATTATTACTCAACCAGTAAAGGTATTCTGGAAAAAGAAAATCCAAACGATCCTGAATTTGCAGTACAGGGTTATATATTAGATAATCTTCGTGCAGAGAAGTGGGGTCAGTATGCTGACGCTGACGGAACTATGCATGTGGGATTCCTTTCTAATAATGATATTACCGGAGGTAATTCGGGAAGTCCTGTATTTAACGGTAAAGCAGAATTGATCGGTCTAGCATTCGATGGTAATTGGGAGGCATTGAGCGGTGATATTGTTTTTGAACCACAATTGCAACGTACCATTAGTGTCGACATTCGTTATGTACTTTACACTATCGACAAGATTATGAACTGTCCACGCTTAATCGAAGAACTAAGCATTACAAGATAA
- a CDS encoding polysaccharide biosynthesis C-terminal domain-containing protein → MAGGMKSLAKDTAIYGVSSILGKFINWCLVPIYTRVLTTGEFGVMTNVYSYTALLAVILTYGMETGFFRFVNKGEDDPMRVYSTTLLSITATSILFVGFCFSFLTPISGFLDYGQHTDYIAIMAVVVGIDVVMTIPFAYLRYKKRPIRFATLRLLSIFITIAFTIFFLIICPKIYTSNPSLIDWFYNPHYKEGYVFVANLIGSAITLVLLLPELTGFKYVVDTNLLRRMLKYCFPLLILGIAGILNQTVDKIIYPFLFEDKAEAFRQLGIYGACSRVAIIMMMFTQAFRFAYEPFIFAKNKDANNDKAYTEAMKFFIIFSLIIFLGVMFYMDIIKHFIGKDFYEGLDVVSIVMMGYILFGIYFNLSFWYKMVDKTYFGAIFSIAGCVITIVLNIIFVPIYGYMASAWATLICNLVMMLLSYYFERKYRPLPYDFKAIGLYFGLAIVLYAISCYVRFDSEALRLAFNTVLFGIFFFVLIKRDLPLSEIPIIGKVLKKK, encoded by the coding sequence ATGGCAGGAGGGATGAAAAGTCTGGCCAAGGATACCGCCATTTATGGTGTGAGTAGTATCTTGGGTAAATTCATAAATTGGTGTCTTGTACCAATTTATACACGGGTTTTGACCACCGGAGAGTTCGGCGTGATGACCAATGTGTATAGTTATACGGCTTTGTTGGCTGTTATTCTTACTTATGGTATGGAGACAGGTTTCTTCCGTTTTGTAAATAAAGGAGAGGATGACCCTATGCGGGTATATTCGACCACTTTATTGTCAATTACTGCAACCTCTATTCTGTTTGTTGGATTTTGCTTTAGCTTTTTGACTCCAATTTCCGGGTTTCTTGACTATGGGCAGCATACTGACTATATTGCAATTATGGCTGTGGTGGTCGGAATAGATGTCGTAATGACTATTCCGTTTGCTTATCTGAGGTATAAAAAACGTCCTATTCGATTTGCAACACTTCGGTTGTTGAGTATTTTTATAACCATCGCATTTACTATATTCTTTCTGATTATCTGTCCTAAAATTTATACCTCAAATCCTTCGTTAATCGACTGGTTTTACAATCCTCACTATAAAGAAGGATATGTATTTGTGGCTAATCTGATAGGTTCGGCAATAACACTTGTATTGTTACTTCCCGAGTTGACAGGCTTTAAATATGTTGTGGACACTAATTTATTAAGAAGGATGCTTAAATATTGCTTTCCTCTCTTGATACTTGGTATAGCAGGTATATTGAATCAAACGGTCGATAAGATAATATATCCTTTCTTATTTGAAGACAAGGCAGAGGCTTTCCGTCAATTGGGTATTTACGGAGCATGTTCGCGAGTAGCCATCATTATGATGATGTTTACCCAAGCATTCCGTTTTGCTTACGAACCATTTATTTTTGCGAAAAATAAGGATGCTAATAATGATAAAGCATATACTGAGGCGATGAAGTTCTTTATTATCTTCTCGTTGATTATCTTCCTCGGTGTTATGTTTTACATGGATATAATAAAACATTTTATAGGTAAAGACTTTTATGAGGGATTGGATGTGGTTTCTATCGTCATGATGGGATATATTCTGTTTGGAATTTACTTCAATCTGTCTTTCTGGTATAAGATGGTCGATAAAACCTATTTTGGAGCTATATTTTCTATTGCCGGTTGTGTAATTACCATTGTGCTGAATATTATATTTGTTCCTATTTACGGATATATGGCAAGTGCATGGGCTACCTTGATCTGTAATCTGGTGATGATGCTTCTTTCGTATTATTTCGAACGAAAATACAGACCTCTGCCTTACGACTTTAAAGCAATCGGTTTGTACTTTGGTTTGGCTATAGTTCTGTATGCGATAAGTTGTTATGTACGCTTCGACTCCGAAGCCTTACGTTTAGCCTTTAATACGGTTCTATTCGGTATATTCTTTTTTGTCCTTATCAAGCGTGACTTGCCTTTGTCCGAAATTCCGATTATAGGTAAAGTGCTAAAGAAAAAATAA